The sequence below is a genomic window from Neodiprion pinetum isolate iyNeoPine1 chromosome 7, iyNeoPine1.2, whole genome shotgun sequence.
TTCGTTTTGCataaaataacaacaatgagCATAAATCACTGAAAATTTGCACGCgcgaatgaaaagaaaaaaaaaaaaataacatgaaAAACAACTGACGTCAATGTAAGGATAGAAATAACATCGCTCACTTCAACTCCGCTCCTCAAAAGTTCCTTGACACATTCGAAACCGATTCCATTGGCACCGCCAGTAATCATCGCAACTTTATTCTTGAAATCCATTTCTAATAGATGAACAAAGTTCAAACTGTTAGAAACACTTCTATTAACGAAagaatgttctttttttttttttagtattatATTGTTTCTATTAACCGAACGTATATACGATCGGCGAAATCAATTTACAAGCCTGAACgcattgttataaaaatacacacttatttttgatttgtgaatatacaagtaaaatttgaaaataaataagtggcttgttattaaatttaataattaatcgtCCAATCTGCTTACTCTGTTATAAGGGTTCCGTGAATTACAATATCGATATCCAGTACGACAGTAAGTAACGGATGTGTTGTGTTTCTCACTATACACGGTAAGGTAAAACGAAAGTACTGAGAGTCGAAGAATTTCACCAGATCTTACATAACGTGTGATAATTGTAGGGTGGACCAGGATGAACTATGACTTGGGGTTTGTTTATTGTAGATAAAATGTCAGCCTGAGTTTTTCAACAAGCGTCTGACCTGTCGCTTCAAACCTTCGAGAATacgttgaaatatttattatatttaccaCATTCTTACGTTGTGAGAGTTCAGTGTTAGAAACGATTAACGCAGAAGTAAACAGATCGCGGATTTAAAATGAAGTACAAAAACGTTTGGTTGATCGAACTCGAGCTCAGGAAGCAGGTCAACATCGAGGCGACGTAGAGGGTAGAGTTGTTGGTAGATTTATAAATCGTTTACAAGCCTTCAATATTGATATTAAGATgcttaaataaaaaaaaaaaaaaaaagacgatacAAATGCGcgtgaattttcaaatgacTTGGAAATATATTTTGCGGTAGAGCAAAGGTTTGGATTGATGGTCGAAGAGCTACCtagaattaataattataatcggTTTAAAGTAGCGTTTATTCAAGAGTTTATTCAATGCAAGTCagatcagaaaaaaaaattgattgtcgCAGCGTAGATTTGAACAAAGCGATGGTAATTTGCGAAATTGTTATTTAAAACTAGTAAAAgaggcacaatatttttacacgAAAATGTCTGGTTACGAAATTAATTATAGTATTGTACAACAAATTCCATGTCGTGTTAAAGAATCAATGATTGCgatagatttttcaaaaataagtCTTGGTTGAAACTGTTTTATCACAATTAGTTGTAATACAAGAAGACAGAGATAAAgatcaaagaaaaagaaatttttctagtAATAAAGATAACTATTGAAATGTTAGAACAGTgggagtaagtaaagaaaacTATTCAACGgataattgaaacgaaatttgatGATATATTCTTCAACACAGAGATCGttgaagatttgaaaaaaactagTGATTTCGATAATTTGGAAAGCAATAATAGCGAAAGAAATTGctcagaaaaaacaaacaatgtGCCTTGTAAAAACATTATTGATGGAATTGTTCATAatggatgaaaatattgaatgtGATGAAGATGATATTTTCGATCGTTTATCATAAAacgggttgaaaaaaatctaaaaaactACAGAGGCGTTATCCCATCAAGTTTCGTCGACGAATATCAATATTAGCGTTACTTCCTGGAAGAGGCAATCAATTCGAATCTGTCGGGAATGAAAACTTCCGTAACCGGTTTTCCACCCTCCGAAATCCATACACTGCCACTTTTTCCTTTTCGGATGATCTCCACCAAAGCCTTTCCGACTACTTCCGGCctgaaaaacgaaaagtttTTCCCAAATCAATCAGCGATCCGATCCTCCGCAGTGAAACATCGACACTGATATAATTTTACGCGTGAGAATGCGTGCACAATAAACGCTCATTGCCGATGATCCGTCCGATTGTCATTCGTAAAAAACAGAGCTTCACTAACTTGTGCAATGGAAATTTCCTGTATCCATCTATGGCCAATTTCGGATCCACATAAGACCCCAAACCATTACCAGCCCCCGCAGCCAAAGCTGTGTCCGTAACTCCGGGACACATTGCCAGCACTGTGACACCCGTTTTCTCGTAGTGATAGGGTAACTGAAACGGTATCAGAGTCAGTGctttgaagaagaatttcagattattttacgtgaaagaaaatttgtcaCCGTCAAAGTTTGAGAGCGGAAGGTAAAAGAGACTGTCGCTTGACGGGGgtaagaaatcagaaaaaccgaaaatcagaatgaaagccagaattccgaatttaatAAACTCGAATAAGAAATGTGAGAGAACGGATACTGTCAGAAATTTTAAGTTCCAAATGGTGCCCGATAAAAAGTTGCAGCTTACCTAAAATGTATTTAGTAGATGACTCTATTATCCGAACCCACTTGCTTCGGAAAACGTTAATCCAAGAATTCAGAgatacagaatttaataacgtATAGAGTCGATATTCCAGAGAATGAATTTGCAGAAAGTTTCATATTCTCAAATgtccaaatattataaaaataaaagttaaaaTCCAGAATGTAGAAGGGTCATTGTTCAGAATCGTACGATTCATAAAGATCGGTATTCCGAAAGTAACCGTATGGATGACTCACCACCAGAATTTCACATTCCGAGTCTATCCAACTAATCTATTTTGACTTGTAAAACGTTTTGTATACAGAATCAAACAAATTCGTTAATCAATGCTTAACAAAGACGAAAGAAGGCGATGCAAACGGACAACTTTGAGTCGTTGAAGCTGTTGGGTTAGGCCTTTAAAGTGTGGCCAACGATGTGCCTGACTCTTCTCATATATTGCGACTCTTCATTCCGACGATTCTGATATAACGCAATTCTATATCCGAGCCTTCTACGAGACAACTACTCGGAGTTCTAACCGTTCTGATTCTTGATCGTTCGCATCTACGAATTCGaatagatgaaaattctaCTTTACGATCCATCCGAAGGTTATTTATTTGTGAATAGAAAGTTCTCGTCTCTTGAGCACCCGATATAAGAATGTATGCAGATGAATGTTTACatgttggaatcttacgcttccgATGGGAAGCACACGTAAGACGGTCGAAGCcgtcaaattttatttgttattttttttttttgtttgcgaGCAATCGCATTTGCCTCATTCTGCCAACGgcctttcggaattttcaccAGTTGTGTATTCTAAATTCTAcaacttcaaatttcgatgcttttatattctatttctATTATTTCTGGCTTAGTGAAGATTCATCACTTTGTTCTTTCGTGATTGTGAGTTTTCGATGTATTTATGTTCGGAATTCTGACCATTCTGACTTTTGGTTTCTCCGATTTTTTACCCACACCGACTGTCACTGTCATATTCGAATTGTGAAAGTGCTTTTGATTGTTTCACATTGGTTATTGGGATGGTGAAATGTTCTTCGCGAATCTTACTCCGAACGATCGACTCAGGCCAATGACCGCAAACTTGGTCGCATCATAAATTGGGAACCATTCGACTGGATCCAGTCCAAATATGGAAGCTGTGTTTACGATAATCCCACCCTTTCCACCCTGGTCCTTGCCCATGTACTGGAGGCCCAGCATCGTCCCCTTCACCACGGCGGTCTGAATGAATAACGATAGAAAATAGTTACTTGATCAGCAGGCATGGACTGATTGTTGATCGTTGCTTTTTACGTGGTATTGAATTTTTAGCCACTCACCACATTGATGTCGATCATtagtttccattttttttcatttagtatGCCAGCGTTGTTGATCACGATGTCTAGTCCACCGAACTCCTTGACAGTCTTCGCGAACGCggcttggaaaaaaatttcacagacAGATGTAACGATTAGTAGATTTAAACCCGTGTGTACATTGTCGGTTTGTTATTGCTCACCTTCGAATTCGTTGTCGTTTGTAACGTCACAAACGATGAAAATTACACGCGCATTTCGAAATTCACCGTTCAATTTATCCGCTGTCTCTGCTCCTGACGAAGTTGGCAAATCCAGGATGGCCAAATGCTGTTACCAGTGGAAATGTGTTGTGAATTACAAAATTGTTTACACAAACTCGTTTCTATCGTTCATGTTCACGTGcagagagaaaggaaaagtGAAATATAACCTTAACCAGTCAATGTCGTTTATTATACAGTATAACTATAGCttatattagaaaaattactCGTTAGTACTTGAAATTGTGTACTTGgaacgaaaaatattattattcaatgttTGTCAAAAGAACAATTCATACCGAAAAAAGTAGGCGATAGTTTTTTCTATAACACcgtttgagaaaattataaaaacatataaaaaattcttcaatttctagggctgaaaattgtataaaagcACGGAAAGTATTATATCTTTGTATGGTCATCATCGGATTCCTTGACCTTGAAAATACTCAAAACACATactttcaaaagtaaatgttAACCCGAGACAccaaaaacattgaataaCTTTACGACGCCATTCGGCGATTTTTGGCAGTTGAATAGTTCAAATCCATATTCGGTAGATTGATAGTGATAACTCGTCAATAAGTTTTGAACCGAATAAATACTTACCTTAACTCCGTTACGCAGAAGTTCTTTGGCGTATTCGAAACCAATACCGATCGCACCACCGGTGAGCAGAACAACTTTGTTGGTAAAATCCATTTCTAAACAAATGTATATCCGCTTTGGAAGTTTTTGTCGAGAATTCTTTCTAACCACGAGAAAGACTTAACGGATACTACACAGTATCACAACCATCAGCCAATTATATAAGATAGCAAAATTGTTGCTGTTGAACAGAAGCGTTATCGACACGAAATTTACGTGATACCCTTCGACCTGtgaacgcttggcgaattatGCAACACTGTGAAGGGTAAAAGATCGTGTATCCGAATGacttaatatattttttacaagaagagaaaattgattttatgtTATTTTATGTAACGCgtattcgttgtttttttttctcttaatcGTTCGGTTATTCAATATCATTCGATGCGCTTGTAGAAGCCCCACAAAACTAACGATGAAGAGATAATCAAAATCTTGCGTTCGAATGAACGGCtgactgaataaaaatttgacgcccccccccccaaatgAACCGAACCATTGCAGCTGGATTCTTCAAAGCACCCATTAATATTTTTGGAGAAACGCGGCAGCGAGAATGGAAGTGAAACAAGAATATCCAAAAGTACGAATAAACGCAGGTCTTCATCGCAGGTGTTTAGTGAATAGATTAATTAATGCTGCTTCCTCGACGAAGCCATCAGAGTGAAACGGTCAGGGATGAAAACTTCGGAGACGAGTTCTCCGGCCTCCGAAATCCATACACCGCCACTCTTTCCTCTTGATATTATATCCACCAAGGCCTTCGCGACGTCCTCGGGCCTGAGCAGTGAAAGAAGTCGAAAATCAATGGATGCGATACTAGTTGAGAAAACAATTACAGTGTGTAACAATAAATCTTTGGCAAGTATGAAGGAAAGCAGGTTCAATCTTCCTTTACACCGCACGTCACCGATAAATGTCTTATTCTTAAAGTCACGATCAATAATGCTTCTAACACTCATTCTGACAGGGTGAAGCTTCGCCTACTTTTGAATCGACTGGCTTTTGGTGTCGTTCATAGCCACTTCAGCGTCCACGAATGGACCCAGACAGTCACCGGCTTCCTTTAAGAACCTTGTGTCTGTGAATGACGGGCAAATCGTCAGAACTTTGACACACGTGTTGTCGTAATAATACGGTAACTGCAACAAGCGTGAAACGACAGTCTTCACCTCAAGCGCATGAACGATTGTTGGAGTTCGCGCAACATTTACGTGACGAATCTTACCCCGAAAGAACGACTCAGCCCAACAACCCCGTGTTTCGTTGCCGCGTAAACTGGAGACCAGGGTGATGGTTCAAGGCCGTAGATGGAAGCGGTGTTGACAATAACGCCACCCTTGCCACCCTTGTCCTTTCCCATGTGCTGCAAACCCAGCATCGTACCTCTTACAACGGCGGTCTGAACAGAATATCACGAAATGAATTTGACATTGAGTAACAAAATACTGCAGAGAATTTTAGATACATTACATACCAGATTAACATCGATCGCCAGGTCGTATCGCCATTCGTTCACTATACCAGCGTTGTTGATCACTATGTCCAGTCCACCTAATTCCTTTATGACCTCGACGAACGCAGCTACTTTccaaaatttaacaaattttatattcattgaAAACTGCTGCCGGATTCGTGTTTcgtgtattgaaaatttcattggaCAAGGGAAAGTCTGCATGTTAATAACCGACTCCGGGGCTGCACTAAGTTGCGAATGATTTTAAGAAACTGATGCGATAGAAGTTTATTAGTGACCCAACTTCATCggttttttcaacattttaccattggttcgttttatttttaatacaagtGATCAGCTTCTCGAATTAAAATGTGTTTCATCAAGATGGTTCATCTTTTTGCATCCCCTGGGGTCTCGAAAAAGTCTGCTCCCCTGGCTTTTGATTTCCAAGGGATTTCATCTCACTCAATTTCATTCCGTTAGTCGCGAAGATTTATTTCAGTGTTACACGCTGTTCTATCACCTTTGAATTCGCTGTCCTTCGTCACGTCGCAGATAACGAAGATAGCCCGCCCATCACCGAATTCGACGTTCAATTTATTCGCCGATTCTTGACCCGGAGACGTTGCTAAATCCAAGATAGCTAGATGCTAAGCGTGGATCGAGGGAACGTGAAACATTGAACAACAGTCACCAACCGATCAATCGTATCTGCTTTATCTATACATCGACGGATTACAAATTGTCGACgtcatgtatgtacatatgtgcAAATTAGTTTAATTTCACCGAGTTGTCGCTAACCGATAACGagcaatattattatatcacgTGACTAAAATTGCAAGGGTATAAACTGCTGAGCTTCTTTGCAATTTCAATACTTACCGCAGCTCCATTTCGTAACAGTTCCGTTCCGTAGGCAAAACCTATTCCTATGGCTCCTCCTGTGACTAgtgcaattttgttttttatctgCATATCTTCTGACAAAAATGATCCTTTTTTTCGCGTAAAACGTCAAATCCTGTTGTATATGAATATCATGTTCAGAAGATACAAGAATCGCGCTAAAAGTTTGTAAACAAGGCGTCGTGCCGGAATCCTTTATCCATCTACAAAGTTACTTGTTCTTTACGTAcctttataattttaaatttcgggAATAAATTACTGCCTTCACTCGCCGATTCCAACTGCGTTCTAATCGGGCAATTCGCTGTAAAGATATTATCGAATTTGCAGTGTTCGTACACTCCAACTTTATCAGCTATTGCTCGCATTACTTTTTGATAAGATATGGAACATTGAAAATGCCTGCTCATTATGTTTAAATGCTAGTATAAACTGGCCATCCAGTTATGGTAATCTATACGCGttttataaattgatataTTAGATGATGAAAATACAATATTTCGATCACCTCTCAAAATGGAATGGCTGGTATGAATTGATGTTATATGCCGCATTACCCAGGACTTTTCATACATTTCAAATCCTGTCCATGCGGAAGTAACATATTGCTCCTTACGATTTAAGTCGGATGAGAAGAAGGAAGCGTGAGTGAGTCCAGAAAGTAGATAAGATTGCTGGATCAAGGTTCTGGGAATTAGGGCCGATAGTCAGGTGTGCACAGTATGTGCGAGGGATTGCTCATAATTAGTGAAGAGGCGAAACGAAGAGGCTTACAGATAAGAGGGACGGAGAAAGAGCTCCGAGTGCGAAATGGCGATGAGCACGCGGCGTATAACTACACGGATTCAATACTGAATATCAAGCATCGCGCTTGGATCAAGAGAAATGCGAAGAGTGATAGGACGCTGTATGCATCCGCAAAATTCGCACGCCACTTGACAATCGTCTTtaccctcatgccggaacgaacTGATGCTATgtcatttttcatacattttatAACGATTACTCAGTTCCCGGTTAATATCTCTGCTTAATATCTCGTGAAACTGTGAAGTAATTTATTGAAGAGCCTCGAACATTTCCAGATACCTGGCAGCAAAAATTTGAGTCAAACTACAATGTGCAACGGTACAATAAAGACGCGCAAGAGTAACGCAGGTTTTTACTTCACGCGTCGAACGAAAACACGAGTCAAGGCTGCTTCCTCGACGAGGCCACGAGGGTGAAACGGTCAGGGATGAAAATCTCCGCTACCGGCTCTCCGGCCTCCGAAATCCATACACTGCCACTGTTTCCTCTTGATATTATATCCACCAAAGCCTTGCCAACGTTCTCCGGCCTGAGAAtggaaaaatgtcgaaaatcacTTGGCGCGATCTCATTTTTGAGCGTGACTGCTAATTCTTCGGTAACTAAGACATGCTGTTAAGCCGTCTAAAGACACGTTTCTGTGCTgatatacaaattttattcaacagtCGTATTCAATCATGCTTGTGATTGATAATGATTTATTCGAACGAAGTGAGGTTTCACCTACTTCTGAAGTGACTGGCTCTTGATGTCATTCATAGCCGCTTCCTTGTCCACGAAAGGACCCGTACAGTCACCGACTTCATTTAATAACTTTGTGTCTGTGAACGACGGGCACATCGCCAGCACTTTAACCCCCGTCTTTTCGTAATGGTACGGTAACTGCAACAAGCGCGAACCGACAATTTTTACTTGCTGTGCATAAAATAGTTCAGCTTTATGTAACATTTATGTAGTGAATCTTACCCCGAAAGATCGACTCAAGCCAACAACCCCGTGTTTGGTCGCCCCGTAAACTGGCAGCCAAGGCCCCGGGTCGAGACCATAGATAGAAGAGGTGTTGACTATAACGCCACCCTTGCCACCCTTGTCTTTTCCCATGTGCTGCAAACCCAGTATCGTCCCTCTTACCACAGCGGTCTGAAAAGAACGTGATTAAATTGCAACCATTTTTCGCGTACCACCGGAAATCGCACTATTCAACCGAATATCGCTGTTTAATTGGATATTAGAGTCGGTCACATACGACGTTAAATGACAAATTACTGCGCAGAGTGTGAAGTACTTACGAGATTAATATTAATCGTCAGATCGTATTGCGATTCGTTCACTATGCCAGCgttgtttataacaatatcGAGTCCACCCAGTTCCTCGATCACCTTGACGAACGCAGCTTGATTCCAAGACGTAACGGAGTttagaataattgaaatttgatgcCAAATTCGTGTTTCATGTATTACGAAATTCATCACGCGAGGAAAAGTCAACGTTTCAATATAGTTTTACAATATCTGGATTATAGCCAAAGGCAATTTTCAGGGGATGCGAAATCGTTCGGTTTCATTCTTACCGTCGTGCAAAGTTATCTTACAATAGACGCAGATACGTCACCTTTGAATTCGATGTCCTTCGTCACGTCGCATTCGATGAAGATAGCTCGCCCATCGCCGAATTCGACGTTCAATTTATTCGCTGCTTCTAGACCCGGAGACGTTGCTAAATCCAGGATGGCCACGTGCTGCACGCGAGGgagggtgaaaaatgaaacaatcgtCACCAACCACCACTTTTTATATCCGCTCGATCCGTGCACCGGCAGATTTCTAATTCCCCAAATCGTGTTTGgtcgatttaattttttcggatcgTAGCGAGGAATATTGAAATATGACTCTAATTAATATTGGAGCTAATATTCGTTCGCTCTCCTTTATTTTCACAACTTACCGCAGCTCCGTTTCGCAAGAGTTCCGTTGCGTAGGCGAAGCCTATTCCTCTGGCTCCCCCTGTGACTAGtgcaattttgttttctaccTGCATGTCTCCTctgacaaaattgaaaatgtcaAGACCGATAAGACACTGTATGCTTTCATAAAATTAGCGCTCTGACTCACAGTCGTGTTTAGCCTCACTCGGAAATTAACCGATATTTTGTATGCATTTGGTAGCGATACCGCTAGAGATTCAATTACTGAGTTCCCCATTAATATTTATGTTCAAAATTTGATAAGACTGTGAagtattttattgaaaaactaCAAATATTCGTTGGATAAATGGAAGTAAAGATTCGAGTAAACCTATAATGTGCAAGAATACAAGAAATACGTACCAAAGCAACACTTCTTTTTACGAGGTATGTGCGGTCTTGCTTGGACAAAAGTGCAATAACAAATTCTTGAGTAATTCAGACAAGCTGTCAAGTTATCGAGAGACACGCTTCTGCGCAGCTTGTTATCGAAATACCTTTGTGTTTATTAAAGAACAATCAGGAATTGCTGACATTCCGTCATTGTGTTGATATCAGAAATTATCATTGAATATATAAACCATGCAATATCTAAATTACGACGCGGATCGAAgttccaaattttgaaagtcCGATAAACCACTCGGAGTTTCGAACAATCACAATTTTAACCGTTCTCAAATCCGACCAGTCAATTCAATGGTCTGTCTAAACTTTGACCAGTATCCCCGATTCGTGCCTACCACACAATTTCTGAAGGATTGAAATTTGCTCGATTATTCGTTTCATGTTTCGAGTCATgaagaattatttataatttacagTTTCCATCAACTCTTCGTTGACACACTTGATGACAAAAGGGGAGCAGAGGAGTCAAAAAccttgaaaaattcgattacGTAATTTATGGACACTTTCAATAACGGAAAACGTTTTTTTCCACTCAGTATCAGTTCGCAGCGGCTGTACTTCCTGAACTGCTATGCTTTTTATCAAGAAATGAGCTTCTTATacttggaaaaaagaaaacttaaaTATTGCAGCTcgtggaaaaaagttttactaaaaaatcaccattttttcaaacattcaaAAACTATTTCATTCTGTATCGCTTGAATTATCATGTGATGAGATATGAAGCATTAAAAATACCAGAATGACGCGTTTGTTTATGCAATATATCCTTATTTCGGGGTcagaacaattttcattcgaacccccccccccccccccctttcccCAGATCTGTTccaaatcattaaaaaaaaatatgtgcaaGGTTTCAAGCTTCTACTTCAACTGAAACACGTGCTTCTAAGCTTCGAAagttttaaatgtaaaatacatgTAGTTTTTATGATTAGTTATTATGTTTTGTATGACTGCCGTATAAATTAAGAAACCGATTCGAAAGTTGGCAGAGTTGTTGCTTATAATGGTAGGGACAAgccctgaaaatttcaaatttttataattattgttccCTTACATATAAGCTTAGGAAAAGTGATGCTATTAAgcttatatatattaaaagaaatatatcataaaattataatgaaattttgaaaatttctaggTTCATTCCTATCATTATAACAAACAACTCTGTCAAGTTTCTTTGGAACAGAGCCACAGGGcgttcaaatgaaaattttcccgacCCCCAAATAAGCACCACCACTGCAATTCCACGTGAAGATTTTTGTTACAGTTGGGTCATGGTAGGATTATACTTCGTGACTCTTCTTCGAGATGAAAAGTAGTCAAGGTTTAAAATaaagcaaataaatcatttgatatttattaGAACGCAGATTAATAAAGAACGTGAGACGCGATCACAGACGAAAAATCTTAAGTACTACAATCGTTTTCTATCTGACGTACCAATATAGCTGTtcaatttcgatattttatcgCATTGCTTGACGACGCTAATAAACAtcgaaacatttttaaaatttctcttagaTTGTTAGTCCTACGAATGTAATTTCGATATACTATGAGAACGAGATGCTTCATGATGCTTTTTTGACCTTGTCCAAGA
It includes:
- the LOC138191212 gene encoding 15-hydroxyprostaglandin dehydrogenase [NAD(+)]-like, which translates into the protein MDFTNKVVLLTGGAIGIGFEYAKELLRNGVKHLAILDLPTSSGAETADKLNGEFRNARVIFIVCDVTNDNEFEAAFAKTVKEFGGLDIVINNAGILNEKKWKLMIDINVTAVVKGTMLGLQYMGKDQGGKGGIIVNTASIFGLDPVEWFPIYDATKFAVIGLSRSFGLPYHYEKTGVTVLAMCPGVTDTALAAGAGNGLGSYVDPKLAIDGYRKFPLHKPEVVGKALVEIIRKGKSGSVWISEGGKPVTEVFIPDRFELIASSRK
- the LOC124223735 gene encoding uncharacterized protein, with product MDFANKVALITGGAGGIGFQSAKELLRNGLKHVAILDLASSPGEELADKLNAEFGKGRAIFVSCDVTKANELEAAFAKTVNEFGGLDIVINNAGILNESKWELTIDINLIAVVRGTMLALQYMGKDKGGKGGVIVNTSSTYGVDPVAWSPAYAAAKAGVVGLSRSYGLSYHYDKTGVRVITMCPSFTETQLLSEADDSRLLLFEDAKVALNEINNGLMQKPENVAKAFVYVIRNGKSGSIWLAEGGDPVREFTPRSIFDKAALICLIGLDIFNFVRGDMQVENKIALVTGGARGIGFAYATELLRNGAAHVAILDLATSPGLEAANKLNVEFGDGRAIFIECDVTKDIEFKAAFVKVIEELGGLDIVINNAGIVNESQYDLTININLTAVVRGTILGLQHMGKDKGGKGGVIVNTSSIYGLDPGPWLPVYGATKHGVVGLSRSFGLPYHYEKTGVKVLAMCPSFTDTKLLNEVGDCTGPFVDKEAAMNDIKSQSLQKPENVGKALVDIISRGNSGSVWISEAGEPVAEIFIPDRFTLVASSRKQPLMRAIADKVGVYEHCKFDNIFTANCPIRTQLESASEGSNLFPKFKIIKDLTFYAKKRIIFVRRYADKKQNCTSHRRSHRNRFCLRNGTVTKWSCAAFVEVIKELGGLDIVINNAGIVNEWRYDLAIDVNLTAVVRGTMLGLQHMGKDKGGKGGVIVNTASIYGLEPSPWSPVYAATKHGVVGLSRSFGLPYYYDNTCVKVLTICPSFTDTRFLKEAGDCLGPFVDAEVAMNDTKSQSIQKPEDVAKALVDIISRGKSGGVWISEAGELVSEVFIPDRFTLMASSRKQH